The following coding sequences are from one Gemmatimonadales bacterium window:
- a CDS encoding phytoene/squalene synthase family protein: protein MPSDAVSAGNDAAGLIARCQAILSHGSASFSRAARLLERTTREGCVLLYAWGRHCDDVIDGQTLGQGQQRVDAELLPARLARLRAETERALTGEATELPFQALALLVRRHRIPPDLPRALLDGMAMDVAGRRYQTLDELTDYCHCVAGVVAIMTGRIMGLERTVLLDRMGRLGQAVQLTNIARDLVDDAGAGRIYVPLGWLQAAGIPDTGLGWTSRRAALAGVARRLLDEADSRYAEADPVIAQLPARSAAAVAVGRALYSAIGTEIRRRGPRAWDSRVTVPNLRRSVLTMTCLIRTIGRRLRPTG from the coding sequence ATGCCAAGCGATGCTGTCAGCGCAGGCAACGACGCCGCTGGGCTGATTGCACGATGCCAGGCGATCCTTTCGCACGGGTCGGCGAGCTTCTCGAGGGCCGCCCGGTTGCTCGAGCGAACAACCCGCGAAGGCTGCGTGCTGCTGTATGCCTGGGGTCGTCATTGCGATGACGTGATCGACGGTCAGACGCTCGGACAAGGCCAGCAGCGGGTCGACGCCGAGCTCTTGCCTGCGCGGCTGGCTCGATTGCGGGCCGAGACGGAGCGCGCGCTGACGGGTGAAGCCACCGAGCTTCCCTTCCAGGCGCTGGCCTTGCTGGTCCGCCGTCACCGCATTCCTCCGGACCTGCCCCGTGCCCTGCTGGACGGCATGGCAATGGACGTCGCCGGCAGGCGCTATCAGACCCTGGACGAGTTGACCGACTACTGCCATTGCGTGGCAGGCGTGGTGGCGATCATGACCGGACGGATCATGGGCCTCGAACGCACCGTTCTTCTCGATCGGATGGGCCGCCTCGGCCAGGCGGTCCAGCTCACCAACATTGCCCGCGATCTGGTCGACGATGCGGGTGCAGGCCGGATCTATGTCCCACTCGGATGGTTGCAGGCCGCCGGCATTCCCGACACGGGTCTCGGATGGACGAGTCGTCGGGCGGCGCTGGCCGGGGTGGCGCGGCGCCTGCTCGACGAGGCCGATTCCCGTTATGCCGAGGCCGATCCCGTCATTGCGCAGCTTCCAGCCAGGTCGGCAGCCGCCGTCGCCGTGGGGCGAGCGCTCTACTCAGCAATCGGCACCGAGATCCGGCGGCGGGGGCCGCGGGCCTGGGACAGCCGCGTGACCGTCCCGAATCTACGGCGAAGCGTCCTGACGATGACCTGCCTGATCCGGACGATTGGCCGACGGCTCCGGCCGACGGGTTGA
- a CDS encoding DUF4340 domain-containing protein has protein sequence MSERGLRIALLVLLAALLAFGVQRWAGRDSQRGEFHPLGQLLARLDGRDVTRFEIAGPTETYEVQKTEAGWQVNGLPADTVVIDRLWVDLTEAVPLEIAASNPANHGRLGVADDSTRSLTVVHADGSQSRLLVGRPGPQQPGGYVRLPGSDEVYLVRGGFFDAMRQPLVYWRDLTVLTIDTSAVETVLLRWGADRFSLRRGQPGWTVDGLPASPDAVGDLLMALNRQYAVGFSRDSTGYGDDQRGLIALDARGDTLVALAMRLGQRGEPLITMRGSPFIFELDRRSLERLMPPRDALRAITPAPGGRVETPRRARPSIALR, from the coding sequence ATGAGTGAGCGCGGGTTACGCATCGCCCTGCTCGTGCTGCTGGCTGCCCTTCTCGCGTTCGGGGTGCAGCGGTGGGCCGGTCGCGATTCACAACGGGGCGAGTTCCACCCGTTAGGTCAGTTGCTGGCGCGGCTCGACGGACGCGACGTGACGCGATTCGAGATCGCGGGACCGACCGAAACGTACGAGGTGCAGAAGACGGAGGCTGGCTGGCAGGTCAATGGCCTGCCGGCCGATACGGTGGTCATCGATCGGCTCTGGGTCGATTTGACCGAGGCCGTGCCCCTCGAGATCGCCGCCAGCAACCCGGCCAACCATGGTCGACTCGGCGTGGCGGATGACAGCACCCGCAGTCTCACCGTCGTCCATGCCGACGGCAGCCAGAGTCGTCTCCTGGTTGGGCGTCCCGGACCGCAGCAGCCCGGCGGCTACGTTCGCTTGCCGGGCAGCGATGAGGTGTACCTGGTCAGGGGCGGGTTCTTCGACGCCATGCGGCAGCCGCTGGTGTACTGGCGTGACCTGACGGTGCTGACCATTGACACGTCGGCCGTCGAGACGGTGCTGCTCCGGTGGGGGGCTGACAGGTTCAGTCTGCGTCGCGGTCAGCCCGGTTGGACAGTCGATGGGCTGCCAGCCAGTCCCGATGCCGTCGGGGACCTGCTGATGGCCCTGAATCGTCAGTACGCGGTGGGCTTTTCCCGCGACAGTACCGGCTATGGTGATGATCAGCGGGGACTGATAGCGCTCGACGCACGCGGTGATACGCTCGTCGCGCTGGCAATGCGGCTGGGTCAGCGCGGTGAGCCACTGATCACGATGCGAGGCAGTCCCTTCATCTTCGAGCTGGACCGCCGCAGTCTGGAGCGGTTGATGCCGCCGCGTGACGCCCTGCGGGCCATCACGCCTGCGCCCGGGGGGCGCGTCGAAACGCCGAGGCGCGCCCGACCGTCGATCGCCCTGCGGTAG
- a CDS encoding Gldg family protein, producing MKQIWRVARREVKGYFDHPTAYILLIAFLLLALFVAFRTLYGSGTASLRTVFLLLPWLFAVFIPAMTMRAFAEERRSGTLDWLSSQPLSELDLLLGKLLGNLLFVLTTLIGTLPTAIGVLLLSDADPGIMIAQYLGAVLLAAQMTAIGVWASSATRNQVTAFILGLAVSWSLVFLGEPVLLTALPDRVAVWASNLSILTHFEPVARGALDLRDLLYFASTALLFGTFAYGILVRRRLSKVRSGHRRLQLGTAAIVAAVIAVNAAGSGLRQRFDLTSQGLYSLSDATRDVLRSLDDQVTIKLFASRALPPDVQRTVRDIRDLLGDFRAASGGRIRTEELRPDTDPEAEKEAASYGLRPLQFSSLRGDEFQVRRGWLGIVIQYAEEKQTFPVLQQTDDLEYRLIASIASLTSGKRPSIAFLTGFDARTAYSYNIWRDILENRYQVGAAFSDSVAMPALGRDSIDVLIVAGPRQTVPPLVVERVRGYLDAGGPVLFLLDRTDVGIAQLANPITTGFEALLSGRGVGLAPGMVFDLKSNEVVSRGERDGRPYSAPFPPWPRVLRAAAHPATAGLSALTLGWPTALEVLDTVATPVLWTTTESAGRHTPSASPVSPDYPFYPDTSSLARQNVAVAVPESGTAGRMVVVGDADFLEDRFVRGNVQNLIFATNAIDWLLQDERLIRIRSKDRTPPPLVFATPLERDLFKWANLLGVPVLVGLFGLIRVLWRRRSVDRPWQ from the coding sequence ATGAAACAGATCTGGCGCGTAGCCCGACGGGAGGTCAAGGGGTACTTCGATCACCCGACTGCCTACATCCTGCTGATTGCGTTCCTGCTGCTGGCGCTCTTCGTTGCGTTCCGGACCCTGTACGGCAGCGGGACGGCCTCGCTTCGGACCGTCTTCCTGCTGCTGCCGTGGCTGTTTGCCGTCTTCATTCCGGCCATGACGATGCGTGCGTTTGCTGAGGAGCGCCGCAGCGGCACGCTCGACTGGCTGAGCTCGCAACCGCTCTCAGAACTCGACCTGCTGCTGGGCAAGCTCCTGGGCAACCTGCTGTTCGTGCTGACCACGCTGATCGGCACCTTGCCCACCGCGATCGGCGTGCTGCTGCTGTCCGATGCCGATCCGGGCATCATGATAGCACAGTATCTCGGTGCCGTCCTACTTGCTGCGCAAATGACGGCCATCGGCGTCTGGGCGTCGAGTGCCACCCGGAACCAGGTCACGGCCTTCATTCTCGGTCTGGCGGTCAGCTGGAGTCTGGTCTTTCTGGGCGAGCCCGTCCTCTTGACCGCCTTGCCGGACCGGGTGGCGGTCTGGGCCAGCAATCTGTCGATCCTGACGCACTTCGAGCCCGTGGCTCGTGGTGCGCTCGACCTTCGCGATCTGCTCTACTTTGCCTCGACCGCGCTCCTGTTCGGCACCTTTGCCTACGGCATCCTGGTGCGCCGCCGTCTGAGCAAGGTGCGCAGCGGGCACCGTCGGTTGCAACTCGGAACCGCCGCGATCGTGGCGGCCGTGATTGCCGTCAATGCCGCGGGCAGCGGACTGCGACAGCGCTTCGATCTGACGTCCCAGGGACTCTACTCGCTCTCGGACGCAACCCGTGACGTGCTCCGTTCGCTCGACGATCAGGTCACCATCAAGCTCTTCGCCTCTCGCGCGCTGCCGCCCGACGTCCAGCGAACCGTTCGCGACATCCGCGACTTGCTGGGCGACTTCCGCGCGGCCAGCGGCGGGCGGATTCGCACCGAAGAGCTCCGACCCGATACCGACCCTGAGGCGGAAAAGGAGGCGGCCTCGTACGGCCTGCGTCCGCTCCAGTTCAGCAGCCTTCGGGGCGATGAGTTCCAGGTGCGGCGCGGCTGGCTGGGCATCGTGATCCAGTACGCCGAGGAGAAGCAGACCTTCCCGGTGCTGCAGCAGACTGATGATCTCGAGTATCGCCTGATTGCGAGCATTGCGTCGCTGACATCCGGCAAACGGCCTTCGATCGCGTTTCTGACCGGTTTCGATGCGCGAACCGCCTACAGTTACAACATCTGGCGGGACATCCTCGAGAATCGTTACCAGGTCGGCGCCGCGTTCAGCGACAGCGTTGCGATGCCGGCCCTCGGACGCGACTCGATCGACGTCTTGATCGTCGCCGGCCCGCGCCAGACTGTGCCGCCACTGGTGGTCGAGCGTGTCCGAGGGTACCTCGATGCTGGCGGACCGGTGCTCTTTCTGCTGGATCGCACCGATGTCGGGATTGCCCAGCTGGCCAATCCGATCACCACGGGTTTCGAAGCGCTGCTTTCGGGGCGAGGTGTCGGACTGGCGCCCGGAATGGTGTTCGACCTCAAGTCCAATGAGGTGGTCTCGCGCGGTGAACGCGATGGCCGACCCTACTCGGCGCCGTTTCCCCCCTGGCCGCGGGTGCTTCGAGCGGCGGCGCACCCAGCCACGGCCGGTCTGTCGGCGCTGACCCTGGGTTGGCCGACGGCGCTCGAGGTGCTCGACACGGTAGCAACACCGGTGCTCTGGACCACGACGGAGTCAGCCGGACGGCACACCCCGAGCGCCTCACCGGTTTCGCCGGACTACCCGTTCTATCCGGACACGTCTTCGCTTGCCAGGCAGAACGTGGCTGTCGCCGTGCCGGAGTCGGGTACCGCCGGTCGGATGGTCGTGGTGGGCGACGCAGACTTTCTGGAGGATCGGTTCGTTCGCGGCAACGTCCAGAATCTGATTTTTGCGACCAACGCGATCGACTGGTTGCTTCAGGACGAGCGCCTGATTCGGATCCGATCCAAGGATCGGACCCCGCCACCACTGGTGTTTGCCACGCCGCTCGAACGGGATCTCTTCAAGTGGGCCAACCTGCTCGGCGTGCCGGTGCTGGTTGGTCTGTTCGGTCTGATCCGCGTGCTGTGGCGTCGACGTTCGGTCGACCGGCCCTGGCAATGA
- a CDS encoding ATP-binding cassette domain-containing protein yields the protein MIAVQSVHKYFGAIHAVDDVSFRIDPGEVVGFLGANGAGKTTMMRMLTGMLQPDAGAVSFEGRSIGEDLIAAKRRIGFLPESNPLYVDMLVHEFLTYAATLRDLQGTAARSALADAVEQTAIQDVYHRPISELSKGYRQRVGLAAAVLHRPDVLVLDEPTEGLDPNQRLEIRKLIGDVGRDRTVLLSTHVLQEVEATCTRLLVIHRGRLVADGGVADLLAAGRGRASYVLEAEGVDPAQLVGSLSGLVDHSIDTVEGRVRLRLVTDQSDDLRPILSRAVVSQGGVVWELYRERATVEQLFQTLTSEGDSLLGTPGGERS from the coding sequence ATGATTGCCGTCCAGTCGGTCCACAAGTATTTCGGCGCCATTCACGCCGTTGACGACGTCAGCTTCCGGATCGACCCCGGAGAGGTCGTCGGATTTCTGGGCGCCAATGGCGCCGGCAAGACGACCATGATGCGAATGCTGACCGGGATGCTGCAGCCCGACGCCGGTGCCGTCAGCTTCGAGGGGCGTTCGATCGGCGAGGACCTGATTGCGGCCAAGCGGCGGATCGGGTTCCTGCCGGAGTCGAACCCGCTGTACGTCGACATGCTGGTGCACGAGTTCCTGACCTATGCCGCGACCTTGCGCGATCTGCAGGGAACAGCAGCCCGGTCCGCACTGGCCGACGCGGTCGAGCAGACTGCGATTCAGGATGTCTACCACCGCCCTATCAGCGAATTGTCCAAGGGGTACCGACAGCGGGTCGGGCTGGCGGCTGCCGTGCTCCACCGTCCTGATGTCCTGGTCCTGGACGAGCCGACTGAGGGACTCGACCCGAATCAGCGCCTCGAGATTCGCAAGCTGATCGGCGATGTCGGGCGCGACCGCACCGTACTGCTCAGTACCCACGTGCTCCAGGAAGTCGAAGCGACCTGCACTCGGCTGCTGGTGATTCACCGTGGTCGTCTGGTGGCCGATGGTGGCGTGGCAGACCTGCTCGCCGCCGGTCGGGGCCGAGCGAGCTACGTGCTGGAAGCGGAGGGCGTCGACCCTGCCCAGCTGGTGGGCAGCCTTTCGGGCCTGGTCGACCATTCGATCGACACGGTCGAGGGTCGAGTCAGGCTCCGACTGGTAACCGATCAGAGTGACGATCTCCGCCCGATTCTCTCGCGAGCCGTGGTCAGCCAGGGAGGAGTAGTCTGGGAGCTGTACCGCGAACGGGCAACCGTCGAGCAGCTGTTTCAGACCCTCACCTCCGAAGGCGACAGCCTGCTCGGCACGCCGGGGGGTGAGCGCTCATGA
- a CDS encoding phytanoyl-CoA dioxygenase family protein, whose product MTSDLALHGYSVVPSGLTAEVVAELRAQVDPILTRHAERGGVRDLFQHLPSLVPLAVGPLQQLVAPTLGQGAVAVRALLFDKTPVTNWKATWHQDVTISVTEYADCHGWGPWSRKAGAWHVRPPAAVLDRMLTLRLHLDPCGPDNGPVRVIPGSHQGGRFSDSELERVARSSAPVDCLVAEGGVLLMRPLILHASAPAAAPSHRRVIHIEYASADPLPDGFHWAEAVA is encoded by the coding sequence GTGACCAGCGATTTGGCGCTCCATGGTTATTCGGTCGTCCCGAGTGGGTTGACGGCTGAGGTCGTAGCAGAGTTGCGTGCCCAGGTCGACCCCATCCTGACCCGCCACGCCGAGCGCGGCGGAGTCCGCGATCTGTTTCAGCACCTTCCGTCGTTGGTCCCGCTCGCCGTTGGCCCCCTGCAGCAGCTCGTCGCCCCAACGCTCGGCCAGGGCGCGGTAGCCGTTCGGGCCCTGCTGTTCGACAAGACGCCGGTGACCAACTGGAAGGCCACCTGGCACCAGGACGTCACGATCTCGGTGACCGAATACGCCGATTGCCACGGTTGGGGCCCCTGGTCTCGTAAGGCCGGTGCCTGGCACGTCCGCCCGCCGGCCGCCGTCCTGGACCGGATGCTGACCCTCCGGTTACATCTCGACCCGTGTGGCCCCGACAACGGCCCGGTCCGCGTCATCCCGGGATCACACCAAGGTGGCCGATTCTCAGACTCAGAGCTGGAGCGAGTGGCGCGGAGCTCAGCCCCGGTCGACTGCCTCGTGGCCGAAGGGGGCGTCCTCCTGATGCGCCCCCTGATCCTGCATGCCTCAGCACCTGCGGCGGCGCCGAGTCACCGTCGAGTCATTCACATCGAGTACGCCTCTGCCGACCCGCTGCCGGACGGCTTTCACTGGGCTGAAGCCGTCGCCTGA
- a CDS encoding amino acid permease: MTAAPQSDDGLKPELTLFDSITINVGTMVASAIFLMPAVVALSFRSVAPSLMVWIVGGIVSVFGALCLGELGAAMPKAGGQFVYLKRIYGPVWGYLYGWACAIIINPGSIAAIAVGFATYLSHLIPMGSAGVKVAAVVSIMGLSVMNCFGLRLGVVLQNVLTVLKIVAIVGLAALCFLLPGGSAENLQPFWPTESWTSLIGPFGLALVAALFAYDGWIEITYVGSEMRNPARDMPRSIILSTALVALLYVTVAVAFTYVLGHQGVSQSPRVAADAATAVLGTAGAVVVTFTVLVSTLGSNNGIVFTAARVPFAMARDGQFFAWAGRVSPRYAVPTTSILVQGVWASLLALSGTYDQLATYVVFASFLFYGMSAVGVMVLRQREPELHRPYRSWGYPFTPLIFSAFAAFLIINTTLEQPVDTLIGIGLLALGLVFYYGFGWHRAAARP, from the coding sequence ATGACCGCCGCCCCGCAGTCGGACGACGGGCTCAAGCCCGAGCTTACGCTCTTCGACTCCATCACGATCAACGTCGGCACCATGGTGGCCTCGGCCATCTTCCTGATGCCGGCCGTGGTGGCGCTCAGCTTCCGGTCCGTTGCGCCGAGTCTGATGGTCTGGATCGTCGGCGGGATCGTGTCGGTGTTTGGTGCGCTTTGCCTGGGCGAGCTGGGAGCCGCCATGCCCAAGGCCGGCGGTCAGTTCGTGTACCTCAAAAGGATCTACGGCCCCGTCTGGGGCTATCTGTACGGCTGGGCCTGTGCCATCATCATCAATCCGGGGTCGATCGCAGCCATTGCCGTCGGCTTCGCGACCTATCTGTCCCACCTGATTCCCATGGGGTCGGCCGGCGTCAAGGTCGCGGCCGTCGTATCGATCATGGGCCTGTCGGTGATGAACTGCTTTGGCCTCCGCCTCGGCGTCGTGCTGCAGAACGTGCTCACGGTCCTCAAGATCGTCGCCATCGTCGGGCTGGCGGCTCTCTGCTTTCTGTTGCCTGGTGGCTCCGCAGAGAATCTCCAGCCCTTCTGGCCGACCGAGTCATGGACGAGTCTGATCGGCCCGTTCGGCCTGGCGCTGGTTGCCGCGCTTTTTGCGTACGATGGCTGGATCGAGATCACGTACGTTGGAAGTGAGATGCGGAACCCGGCGCGCGACATGCCGCGCTCGATCATACTCTCGACCGCCCTGGTCGCGCTTCTCTACGTCACCGTTGCGGTGGCGTTCACCTATGTTCTCGGGCATCAGGGCGTTTCGCAGTCACCCCGTGTCGCGGCCGACGCAGCCACCGCGGTTCTCGGAACGGCGGGTGCCGTGGTGGTGACCTTCACCGTGCTGGTGTCGACACTCGGGTCGAACAACGGAATCGTCTTTACCGCCGCGCGGGTCCCCTTCGCCATGGCGCGCGACGGACAGTTCTTCGCCTGGGCCGGTCGAGTGAGCCCGCGGTACGCAGTGCCAACGACCTCGATCCTGGTGCAGGGTGTCTGGGCGTCACTGCTCGCGTTGTCAGGAACCTATGACCAGCTTGCGACCTATGTCGTTTTTGCCTCGTTCCTGTTCTACGGTATGTCGGCTGTCGGTGTCATGGTGCTCCGGCAACGCGAGCCCGAGCTCCACCGGCCCTACCGCAGCTGGGGTTATCCCTTCACGCCGCTGATCTTCTCGGCGTTTGCCGCGTTTCTCATCATCAACACCACACTCGAGCAGCCGGTCGACACGCTGATCGGCATCGGTCTGCTCGCGCTTGGTCTCGTCTTCTACTACGGATTCGGCTGGCACCGGGCGGCAGCCAGGCCCTGA
- a CDS encoding alpha/beta hydrolase, whose protein sequence is MAVPTRSPVRRWLRRLFKTLAVALVLALVAGLIYETLARRRSARDFPAPGELVDLGTRRIHLDCRGQGTPIVVFEAGLDTYGSLSWSPVHDSIAATTRACAYDRAGVMWSDPSPDLRSGIAVAQDLHAALAASGESGPFVLVGHSLGGPYSMIFTKYFPDQVAGLVFVDASHPDQFHRFAEITGEVAEPPLGVLRVLRALAPTGLPRLLSGLTRNAAIPDSINRTLGAYFSTSLGPMIDEAASLEATVTEAGTFRTLGNRPLVVLTAMQPLDSAGLSAMKMTAEQGVQFRQVWKTLHIDQANWSSVSRHELYPEAGHYIQIDRPDAVIRAVRDVVSAIRTGTPLVPVAAADSGNASPQGAM, encoded by the coding sequence ATGGCCGTCCCGACTCGCTCTCCGGTGCGCCGCTGGCTGCGGCGGCTCTTCAAAACGCTTGCCGTCGCCCTCGTGCTCGCGTTGGTGGCCGGGCTCATTTACGAGACCTTGGCGCGGCGGCGTTCGGCCCGCGACTTCCCGGCTCCGGGGGAGCTCGTCGACCTCGGCACCCGACGGATCCACCTCGACTGCCGGGGTCAAGGCACTCCGATCGTGGTGTTCGAGGCAGGCCTGGATACCTATGGCTCGCTGAGTTGGAGCCCGGTTCACGACTCGATCGCCGCAACCACCCGTGCCTGCGCCTATGACCGTGCCGGCGTGATGTGGAGTGATCCGTCGCCAGACCTCCGCAGCGGGATTGCGGTGGCCCAGGATCTCCATGCGGCGCTCGCGGCCAGCGGCGAATCGGGGCCCTTCGTCCTGGTCGGGCATTCGCTTGGTGGGCCCTATTCGATGATCTTCACCAAGTACTTCCCCGATCAGGTGGCAGGCCTCGTCTTCGTCGATGCGTCGCACCCTGATCAGTTTCACCGCTTTGCCGAGATCACCGGAGAGGTGGCCGAACCGCCCCTGGGTGTCCTCAGAGTCCTGAGAGCGTTGGCTCCGACCGGGCTGCCACGGCTCCTGTCCGGCCTGACCCGGAATGCAGCCATCCCCGACAGCATCAACCGGACCCTGGGCGCGTACTTCTCGACCTCACTCGGCCCGATGATCGACGAGGCGGCGTCTCTCGAGGCGACGGTCACCGAGGCGGGAACGTTCCGCACGCTGGGCAACCGCCCCCTCGTCGTCCTCACCGCAATGCAGCCGCTCGACAGCGCCGGACTCTCCGCGATGAAAATGACCGCGGAGCAAGGAGTGCAGTTTCGCCAGGTCTGGAAAACGCTCCACATCGATCAAGCCAACTGGTCCAGTGTCAGTCGGCACGAGCTGTATCCGGAAGCCGGCCATTACATCCAGATCGATCGACCCGACGCGGTCATCCGGGCCGTGCGTGACGTGGTCAGTGCAATCCGAACCGGCACTCCGCTGGTACCTGTCGCTGCCGCCGACAGTGGGAATGCCAGCCCCCAGGGCGCGATGTGA
- a CDS encoding deoxyhypusine synthase family protein: MTAVTPRANPEGPVSAFARRHFRHFNAAVLVDAADAYRKHMDAGGKMMITLAGAMSTAELGKSLAVLIRAGLVDSISCTGANLEEDLFNLVAHDFYERLPNWRDLTPADEQGLLERHLNRVTDTCIPEMEAMRRLETAVLEEWVAADRAGERFFPHEFMYRVIRSGRLKQYHQIDPKDSWLIAAAERNLPMVVPGWEDSTLGNMYAGHCISGDVKNVHTVRTGIEYMISLADWYTRTSTDSSIGFFQIGGGIAGDFPICVVPMLHQDLQRDDVPVWGYFCQISEATTSYGGYSGAPPNEKITWGKLAVDTPKFIVESDATIVAPLMFALILGE; encoded by the coding sequence ATGACTGCAGTGACCCCCCGAGCCAATCCGGAAGGGCCGGTTTCGGCCTTTGCCCGGCGACACTTCCGGCACTTCAACGCGGCCGTACTGGTCGATGCAGCCGACGCCTACCGCAAGCATATGGACGCGGGCGGCAAAATGATGATCACCCTGGCCGGTGCAATGAGCACCGCCGAATTGGGTAAGTCGCTGGCCGTCCTGATCCGTGCCGGGCTGGTGGATTCGATCTCGTGCACCGGAGCCAACCTCGAAGAAGATCTCTTCAACCTGGTTGCCCACGACTTCTATGAGCGCCTCCCCAATTGGCGGGACCTGACCCCGGCCGACGAGCAGGGTCTGCTCGAACGGCATCTCAACCGGGTCACTGATACCTGCATCCCGGAAATGGAGGCAATGCGCCGCCTCGAGACGGCAGTCCTGGAGGAGTGGGTTGCTGCCGACCGAGCGGGGGAGCGGTTCTTCCCCCATGAGTTCATGTACCGGGTGATTCGCAGCGGTCGGCTGAAGCAGTACCACCAGATCGACCCGAAGGATTCCTGGCTGATTGCGGCGGCAGAGCGAAATCTGCCCATGGTCGTGCCAGGCTGGGAGGACTCGACGCTGGGGAACATGTACGCCGGCCATTGCATCAGTGGCGACGTGAAGAACGTTCACACCGTGCGGACCGGGATCGAGTATATGATCTCGCTGGCCGACTGGTACACCAGGACGTCGACCGATTCTTCCATCGGCTTCTTCCAGATCGGTGGCGGCATCGCGGGCGACTTTCCGATCTGTGTGGTGCCCATGCTCCATCAGGATCTGCAGCGGGACGACGTGCCGGTCTGGGGCTATTTCTGTCAGATCTCCGAGGCAACCACCAGCTATGGCGGCTATTCGGGCGCTCCGCCCAACGAGAAGATCACCTGGGGCAAGCTCGCTGTCGACACACCGAAGTTCATAGTCGAGAGCGATGCGACGATCGTTGCTCCGCTGATGTTCGCCCTGATTCTCGGGGAGTAG
- a CDS encoding sigma-70 family RNA polymerase sigma factor, with protein sequence MPAPPDEVTRLLRRFSAGDELAAEALIPLIYAELHDIAERQMRHERGDHTLQPTALVNEAFLRLAGNHNADWQNRQHFLSLAAQAMRRILVDHARRRNAQKRGGRQEKIELDDALRVGSDDTDGLDLESLDQSLKQLADLDPRQARVVELRFFGGLSVEDTAAVLDISTATVKRDWAFARAWLKRDLTRNR encoded by the coding sequence GTGCCCGCGCCCCCAGACGAAGTCACCCGCCTGCTTCGCCGCTTCTCGGCCGGTGATGAGCTTGCCGCTGAGGCGCTGATTCCGCTCATCTACGCCGAGCTGCACGACATCGCGGAGCGCCAGATGCGGCACGAGCGCGGTGACCACACGCTGCAGCCCACCGCTCTGGTCAACGAGGCGTTTCTTCGGCTGGCCGGCAACCACAACGCCGACTGGCAGAACCGGCAGCACTTCCTGAGCCTTGCCGCTCAGGCCATGCGTCGCATCCTGGTGGACCATGCCCGCCGTCGAAACGCCCAGAAGCGCGGCGGTCGTCAGGAAAAGATCGAACTCGATGATGCGCTGCGGGTCGGCAGCGACGACACCGACGGTCTGGATCTGGAGTCGCTCGATCAAAGCCTCAAGCAACTGGCCGACCTGGACCCCCGCCAGGCCAGGGTCGTCGAGCTTCGTTTCTTCGGCGGGCTTTCCGTCGAAGATACGGCCGCGGTACTCGACATCTCGACGGCCACCGTCAAACGCGACTGGGCGTTTGCCCGAGCCTGGCTCAAGCGAGACCTGACCCGCAACCGCTGA